In Polyangiaceae bacterium, the DNA window GCGCTCGGTCGCGAGCCCGGCGTGCGCGCCGTGTTGATCACCGGCAAGGGCCGCGCCTTCTGCTCCGGCGGCGACGTCGAGGACATCATCGGCAAGCTGTTCGAGCGCGACGCCCAGGGCCTGCTGGACTTCACCCGCCTGACCTGCTCACTGGTCACCGCCATGCGGGGCTGCCGCCGTCCCATCGTGGCCGCTCTGAACGGCACCGTTGCCGGCGCCGGCGCCGTGATCGCCACCGCCGCAGACGTTCGAATCGGCTGCGACAAGGCCAAGATCGCCTTCCTGTTCACCAAGGTCGGTCTCAGCGGTGCGGACATGGGCATGGCCTGGCTGCTCCCTCGAGTGATCGGCTTCGGCAGAGCGACGGAGCTATTGATGACGGGGGACTTCATCGGCCCGGAAGAGGCCCTGCGCATCGGTCTCTACAACCGCGTCGTGCCCCAGGAGGCGCTGATGACGGAAGCCAAGGCCTTCGCCGAGAAGCTGGCTCGCGGGCCCGCCTTCGGGCTGGAGATGACCAAGTCCCTGCTGAACCGAGAGGCCAGCATGGACCTCCCAGGAGCGCTCGCCCTGGAAGCAGAGGCGCAGGCCACGTGCATGCTGCACCCCGACTTCCGAGAAGCCTACGAAGCCTTCGTCGCCAAGCGCCCGGCGAATTTCTCATGAGCATCGAGCTAGAGAGCATCGAGCCCCTCGTCACGCCGGAGCACCGAGCGCTCGCGGCTCGAGCCGAACGCGTTGCCCAAGACGAGATCGCACCGCTGCCGCCCGCCACAAACGACGAAAGCGCACGCCTGCAAGCGCGACAAATCCTCGAAATCCTCGGCAAGAGCGGCCTGCTCCAGGCCGCCCATCCGCTGGATCTTCGCGGCGCGTGCCTGATCCGCGAGACCCTGGCGCATGCCTCGCCCCTGGCGGACGAGGTGTTTGCGCTCCAAGCCTTGGGATCGACTCCCATTGGTTTGGCCGGCGCGGAACCACTCCGAGAGCGCTGGCTCCCCGCAGTGATCCGCGGACAAGCCATGGCTGCGTTCGCCATGACGGAATCGGAAGCCGGCTCCGACGTCGCCGCCATGACCACCCGCGCCCGGCGAGATGGCGAGCACTACGTCCTCGATGGCGACAAGACCCTCATCTCGAACGCCGGCATCGCAGATTTCTACACCGTGTTCGCCAAGACGGATCCGGACGCCGGTCATCGCGGCATCAGCTGCTTCGTGGTCCCGGCAGACACCCCCGGGTTGTCCCTCACGCGAGCGCTGGTGCTCTCCGCGCCGCACCCCCTGGGGGAGCTCGCCTTCCGAGATTGCCGCATCCCGGTCTCCGCCCGCGTGGGCGACGAAGGCGCCGGGTTCAAGCTCGGCATGGCCACGCTGGATCGCTTGCGCACCACGGTGGCGGCGGCGGCGACGGGCATGGCGCAGCGAGCCCTCGACGAAGCGCTGCACCACGCCGTCTCGCGGCGCCAGTTCGGAAGCGCCCTGGGAGACTTCCAAATGGTGCAGAACCGCCTGGCGCGGATGGCCATCGATCTGACCGCGGCGCGGCTCTTGGTGTACCGCGCCGCCCTGGCCAAGGACGCCGGCAAGGAGCGCGTGACGCTGGAGAGCGCCATGGCCAAGGCTTTTGCTACGGAAGCCGCCCAGCGCATCATCGACGACGCCGTACAGATCGTCGGCGGCCGCGGCGTGCTGGCGGACCACCCGCTCGATCGCCTGTACCGCGCCATCCGTCCGCTCCGCATCTACGAAGGCACCACGGATGTACAGCACATCGTGATTGCCCGAGCCCTGCTCAGCCGAGCCCAATCCTGACGACCATCGCCTTTCTTCCGCCGTCACCCACGGCCCTGCTACGATCCGCGGTCCAATCCCCATGCCCCCAACTCGCGGTCCCAGCGAAACCGCACCGCCGTCTGCGGCGGTGTGGTGCCGACACGGCCTCATCGCCGGTGCTCTACTCGGTGCGCTCTTGGGACTGGAGAACCAGCTCATGTTGCGGCTGGACGGCAGCCCGGCGCTGGACGGCTCGGCCCCCGCCACCTGGTTGCAGTCCGCAGCGGCGGTTCTGTTCACGGCCGCGGTCTTGGCGCTGGGAATGTCACTGGTGGCCGTGGCCACGCTGCCTTTGCTGAAAACGTCCGTCGGACGCATCGTGGCGGTGGGCATCCAAGCCGCGTTCATGGGTTGGCTCACCCTCAGCTATCTGGTGAGTGTCCTGTTGCGAACGCTCAGCGGCTCCTATCTCACCGTGGGCGCCATCGAGTTCGGGCTCAACGGCAACAGCCACCTCTTCGAAGCGGCCCTGTCCGGCTTTCGCGTCGAGAGCGTGCTGCTAGTGGCGATGGTGAGCCTGGCGGTGGTGGGCAGCGCGCGCTACGCGCTCCGGGCCCTGGGCAAGCCGCGACCCGCGCGTCGCTCGTTGGGCGTGCCCATGGCGCTGGCCGGTGCCGGCCTGTTACCCGTGACCTTGGTGACCGGTCTCGCCGCCGCCAGCCCGGAGATGGCACTGCTCGCGTCCGCGCTGCCCACTCCTGCGCCCACCGCCGAGGACGACGATCACGGCGCGGCTGCGCCGCCCCCCACGCGGCAGAGCGGCCCGCCCTTGAGCGACGGCGATCGCTGGCTCGCCGCTGCCAACGCACACAAGGGCCAACGCCCCAACGTGCTGCTCACCACGTTGGAGTCGATCGCGCTGTCGCACTTGGGCGTGAACGGCTACCCGCGAAAGGTCACGCCGAACCTCGATCGTATCGCGCGGCAGAGCGTGGTGTTTTCCCGGGCCTGGACCACCGCGACACACTCCAGGAAGCGCGGGTAGTCGAGGTGCTTGTAGACGTCGAGCCCGCTCCCCCGCCTACGCCCAGATGGCGATCCTCTCGTCGCTGTTCCACGACCTGTTCTTCGCCCTCTCCTACCCCACCGCGACCATTTCCAGGTTGCGCTTCGAGACCACGAAGACACCCGTGTATCGCTGGCACGCGCAGAGCTACGACGGTGAGCATCTGGACATCGGCAGCGAACTGGCCGTACCGGACGACGTCACCGTGGACCACGCCCTGCGCTGGATGGACGACCAGGCGAAGCCCTGGGCGCTGTACATGAACCTGCAGGCGACGCACTTCCCCTATCGCATCCCGGCGGGTGAGCCGACGCCCTTCACGCCCACGGAACCCGACGCCGGCAGCTTCAACTACCTCCGCTATCCTCGCAGCGACCGCGAGGTGGCGCTGAACCGCTACGACAACGCCCTCTCTTACGTGGATCGGCAACTCGGTCGCATCGAGCAGCACCTGCGGGCGACGGGGCAGCTGGACAGCACCATCTGGATCATCACCGCCGATCACGGCGAGATGTTCTTCGAGCACGACATGGTGACCCACGGCAAGACGCTGTTCGACTCGGAGGCGCGTGTACCGATCATGGTCCACTGGCCGTCGCACCTGAAGCCGATGAGCGTGGACGCGCCGGTCTCGAACCTGGACGTGATGCCGACCTTCGCCGATCTGGTGGATCTGCCGCCCCACCCGTCGTTCCAGGGCAAGAGCCTGCTCTCGGCAAGCAGTGGCGAGGAAGACGCGCGCGCCATCTACATGAACATCCAGGGCCTGCGAACCTCGGAAGCCGTGGTGTGCTGGCCCTACAAGCTCATCGTGGAGCACGCGGGGGGCCACGTGCGGCTCTTCGATCTGGAGCAGGACCCGGGAGAGCTCCGCGACCTCGCGAGCAAGAAGGTCCGAGTGAGCGAGTCGCTGCGACAAACCCTCCGCGGACAGATGCGCGCGCAGGTCGAGTATCACGGCAAGGACGATTCCTTCCGAACGGTGCGCTACGCGCCGCGCCTCGCCCGTTGCCCGAACGTCGGCGTGCGGCGCACGGCGGAAAGCAGCGGCGACGGCGTGGCGAAGGCGCCCCAGGGACCGCTGCCAAACGAGCCCGCCGCGCTCCCCAAGCCCCCGCCGCGGGTGTTCTGATCAGCCCGGGATCTCGACGTAGTTGAGTAGGTTCTCCAGGTGACGCAGGTGGTCCCGGGTGACCTCCTCGAACCCGACGGCGTTGAACAGATCGTCCGCGGCGCGCTTCACCTCGGCGTGGCCCTCCCCCAAGAACGCTTCTTTCATCGCGGCCGATAGCTCCGGCGGCAAATGGACCGAGGCGGCCAGCACGTCGCCCGGAATCGGGCCGGCGAACTTGAGCACGCGCATGGGAGCGCGACCCCAGCCACTGCTGCGCACGCGACCGGAGTCGTCGAAGTGGGCGTAGGTCGCCCCCACGTCAGCGCGGCCGGAAGCCACTGCCTGCGCGACGGCGTCGTGACTCGCTAGAAACTGCTCCTCGCCGAACAGCTTCTCGAGGTCGAACCCCTGCGCGCGGAGCGACGCTCGGATCACGAGGTAGCCCGCGCTGCTCATGTGATCGACCCACGCCACGCGGGCGCGGCGCAAATCCTCGATGCGCTGCACACCGCTATCCTCCGGGACGAAGAGCGCCGTCCAGTACCACGCGCTGCCCGCGCGCACGGGTGCGACCAGCGGCGTGGCGCTCCCCCGGCTCACCGCTCGCAGCGCGATCATGGGTGGCAGCCACGCGAAATGCAGCGTACCCCAGTGGAGCTCCGCCAACAGATCCGTGTACAGCTCGCACGGCTGACCGCGCACCTTGGTGTCCAGCGCGAGGGACAGCGCGTCGCACAGCACCTCGAGGCGACCGCGGGTGGGCCCCACGGCGCGGGCGGTCGGCCGCAGCGTGACTCGCCCGAGCTCGGAGAGCGCGATGCCGACGCGCAACTCCCGAAGCTCCGAAGAATCCGACCCAGGCATGACTCGTCCCGAGCTTAGCGTGCGGCGGGTTTCTGGCCCACGACGAACGCCTTCACGACACCGTCACCCGCTCGTCGAGGAGCAAGGCGGCCAGATCCAGACTGGAGATGATCCCCGCGAGCTTTCCGCCGTCCACGACCAACAGGCGGTGAATGCCGTGGTCCACCAGCTGGCGCGCGACCTCGGTGATCGGGGTGCTCGGCTCCACGGCCACCACGGCATCCGTCATGACGTCCTTCACCCGCAGCTTCGCGATGCGCTCGGCGACGATCAGACCGGCGCGCGCATCGAGGGCGGAGTCATCGACTTCTGGAGCTCGGATGCCGCTGGCGGCGCGATCGGGAGCTTCGACCAGCTCCGCAAGAGCCCGCGCGACCGAGATTTGCTTCACGATGTCGGAGCGCGCGATCACGCCCACCACGCGCTCGCCGTCCAGCACCGGGACGCCGCCCACGTGGTGCTCGAGCAGGCGGCGCTCGAGATCTGCGAGCGTCATCTCCGGCGTGGCCGTCACCAGCGGCACGCCCTGCATCACGTCCCGCGCGCGGAGCATCAGCTCTCCACGCGCCGCTCGTAGATCACGAGCGCGCCGAAGCCACCCCGGCGTTCTTGTTCCGTGGCCGGATCGCTCGCGTATTTGATGTCTCCGACGACACCCCCCTCCGACACGATGCGTTCGAGCAACTGATTGAGCAGGTCTTCGAACTTGCGCGCGTCGTGCTCGTAGACGTGCGCCACCCTCAAGACTCGGTCGCTGCTGGACATGCCCATTCCCAGGTGCATTCACCGTGCCGTCATCGCCCCACGGTTCACCCCGAGGATCGCGCAGGCCCTGCGTTCGGGGCATCTTTGCAGCGCAGCTTCGGCGCAAGGAGCTACCGTCGGTTTCAATCTCGGTGTACGCGTTCCGTGGCATGTGGCGACCGGAACAGCCAATCCGCCACGACCTGCTCGAGGCACGTTGGCCCACCCGCGATGAAGCGGCGCGCGCGCGTCTGTTCCAACCCCTCGAGAGCGGCCGCCTGAAGCTCACGGAGCGGACTTGGATCCCGGCCATGGTTCCGTGGCGCGCGACGGACGACGGCTTCGTCACCTCCGACGTGCTCGCTTGGTACGAGCGCTTCGCCCGGGGCAAGCCGGGCGCCATCGTGGTGGAGGCGACGGGCATTCGCGACGTGCCCAGCGGCCCGCTGCTCCGCATTGGCCACGATCGCTTCGTCGAGGGCCTTCGAGCGTTGAGCGAGACGGTCCGGCGGGCGAGTGCAGGGCGCACGCGGCTTTTCATCCAGCTCATCGACTTCTTGGCGATCCGCCGCCGGCCCGAGCCCGAGAAGTACTTCTCGCGCCATTTGGCCATCAGTCAGCGCCATCGCGACGCGCTCGCCGGGCGCTTCCAGAGCGACGAGGATTTACGCCGGCTGCTGCCCACCCTCCCTCGCGCCGAGCTCGAGCGAGTGCTGTCGTCCCGGGAGCTTTCAGCGCTGGACTACGGCTACCGCGAGCGCGTGACGGACACGCACCTCGCTCACGTGCGCGACCTGCCGACGACGCTC includes these proteins:
- a CDS encoding enoyl-CoA hydratase family protein yields the protein MAIAPESFEYSVDAQSGVATITLNRPERLNALTFQVYEELSATFGALGREPGVRAVLITGKGRAFCSGGDVEDIIGKLFERDAQGLLDFTRLTCSLVTAMRGCRRPIVAALNGTVAGAGAVIATAADVRIGCDKAKIAFLFTKVGLSGADMGMAWLLPRVIGFGRATELLMTGDFIGPEEALRIGLYNRVVPQEALMTEAKAFAEKLARGPAFGLEMTKSLLNREASMDLPGALALEAEAQATCMLHPDFREAYEAFVAKRPANFS
- a CDS encoding sulfatase-like hydrolase/transferase, producing the protein MGLENQLMLRLDGSPALDGSAPATWLQSAAAVLFTAAVLALGMSLVAVATLPLLKTSVGRIVAVGIQAAFMGWLTLSYLVSVLLRTLSGSYLTVGAIEFGLNGNSHLFEAALSGFRVESVLLVAMVSLAVVGSARYALRALGKPRPARRSLGVPMALAGAGLLPVTLVTGLAAASPEMALLASALPTPAPTAEDDDHGAAAPPPTRQSGPPLSDGDRWLAAANAHKGQRPNVLLTTLESIALSHLGVNGYPRKVTPNLDRIARQSVVFSRAWTTATHSRKRG
- a CDS encoding sulfatase-like hydrolase/transferase encodes the protein MAILSSLFHDLFFALSYPTATISRLRFETTKTPVYRWHAQSYDGEHLDIGSELAVPDDVTVDHALRWMDDQAKPWALYMNLQATHFPYRIPAGEPTPFTPTEPDAGSFNYLRYPRSDREVALNRYDNALSYVDRQLGRIEQHLRATGQLDSTIWIITADHGEMFFEHDMVTHGKTLFDSEARVPIMVHWPSHLKPMSVDAPVSNLDVMPTFADLVDLPPHPSFQGKSLLSASSGEEDARAIYMNIQGLRTSEAVVCWPYKLIVEHAGGHVRLFDLEQDPGELRDLASKKVRVSESLRQTLRGQMRAQVEYHGKDDSFRTVRYAPRLARCPNVGVRRTAESSGDGVAKAPQGPLPNEPAALPKPPPRVF
- a CDS encoding phosphate/phosphite/phosphonate ABC transporter substrate-binding protein → MPGSDSSELRELRVGIALSELGRVTLRPTARAVGPTRGRLEVLCDALSLALDTKVRGQPCELYTDLLAELHWGTLHFAWLPPMIALRAVSRGSATPLVAPVRAGSAWYWTALFVPEDSGVQRIEDLRRARVAWVDHMSSAGYLVIRASLRAQGFDLEKLFGEEQFLASHDAVAQAVASGRADVGATYAHFDDSGRVRSSGWGRAPMRVLKFAGPIPGDVLAASVHLPPELSAAMKEAFLGEGHAEVKRAADDLFNAVGFEEVTRDHLRHLENLLNYVEIPG
- a CDS encoding CBS domain-containing protein, which translates into the protein MLRARDVMQGVPLVTATPEMTLADLERRLLEHHVGGVPVLDGERVVGVIARSDIVKQISVARALAELVEAPDRAASGIRAPEVDDSALDARAGLIVAERIAKLRVKDVMTDAVVAVEPSTPITEVARQLVDHGIHRLLVVDGGKLAGIISSLDLAALLLDERVTVS
- a CDS encoding acyl-CoA dehydrogenase family protein, giving the protein MSIELESIEPLVTPEHRALAARAERVAQDEIAPLPPATNDESARLQARQILEILGKSGLLQAAHPLDLRGACLIRETLAHASPLADEVFALQALGSTPIGLAGAEPLRERWLPAVIRGQAMAAFAMTESEAGSDVAAMTTRARRDGEHYVLDGDKTLISNAGIADFYTVFAKTDPDAGHRGISCFVVPADTPGLSLTRALVLSAPHPLGELAFRDCRIPVSARVGDEGAGFKLGMATLDRLRTTVAAAATGMAQRALDEALHHAVSRRQFGSALGDFQMVQNRLARMAIDLTAARLLVYRAALAKDAGKERVTLESAMAKAFATEAAQRIIDDAVQIVGGRGVLADHPLDRLYRAIRPLRIYEGTTDVQHIVIARALLSRAQS